A region of Fibrobacter succinogenes subsp. succinogenes S85 DNA encodes the following proteins:
- the gyrB gene encoding DNA topoisomerase (ATP-hydrolyzing) subunit B — MAEETEEVKKAEADYSGSSITVLEGLEAVRVRPAMYIGSTDIRGLHHLVWEVVDNSVDEALAGFCNHIEISILPGNGIRVTDNGRGIPTDIHPKEKVGTIQVVMTKLHAGGKFNNSSYKVSAGLHGVGVSCVNALSNKLIVTVRRNGRVVRQEFARGVPCGPQVDIGESDGTTGTSVEFYPDDTIFSETVYVYDTLATRFRELAFLMSGLRLTLTDERDPEHKQTDTFCFPGGVSEFVRYVDEHRTPLFAEPIHLVLPDGQYPLEVAMWYNDGYQENFFSFVNNVNTYDGGTHVTGFKTALTRVISKFAQDMPKGKKEAQITSDDIREGLTAVIAIKVSQPQFEGQTKRKLGNSEIAGYVASAFGAKLEEYFQENPAAVKIILDKVYNAAVAREAAHRARTLARRKNVLESGGLPGKLADCSSRDPKECEMFIVEGDSAGGSAKMGRSREFQAILPIRGKILNVEKASLHRVLDTEEIQNLVNAIGTGIGTEFKIEKLRYDKIIIMTDADVDGSHIQTLLLTFFFRYMRPLIDAGHIFLAMPPLYKLKIGQKERYLFDENEKDKVMAEIEDKKNVAITRFKGLGEMSPEQLNDTTMNPKTRFLKQCHVEDSVLADQIFSMLMGEDVEPRRKFIETNAYKVLNDLDI; from the coding sequence ATGGCAGAAGAAACAGAAGAAGTAAAGAAGGCGGAAGCAGATTATAGCGGTTCAAGCATTACCGTTCTCGAAGGTCTAGAAGCAGTTCGTGTCCGCCCTGCAATGTACATTGGTTCCACCGATATTCGCGGGCTCCACCACCTCGTTTGGGAAGTGGTCGACAACTCAGTGGACGAAGCTTTGGCTGGCTTCTGCAACCATATCGAAATTTCCATTTTGCCGGGTAACGGCATCCGCGTCACCGACAACGGCCGTGGCATTCCGACCGACATCCACCCGAAGGAAAAGGTTGGTACCATCCAGGTCGTGATGACCAAGCTCCACGCCGGTGGTAAGTTCAACAATAGCTCTTATAAAGTTTCCGCCGGTTTGCATGGTGTGGGCGTGAGCTGCGTGAACGCACTTTCTAACAAGCTTATCGTGACCGTGCGCCGCAATGGCCGCGTTGTCCGTCAGGAATTTGCACGCGGTGTTCCGTGCGGCCCGCAGGTCGACATCGGAGAATCCGACGGAACGACCGGTACGTCCGTTGAATTCTATCCGGATGATACCATTTTCTCCGAAACCGTTTACGTGTACGACACGCTCGCCACGCGTTTCCGCGAACTCGCATTCCTCATGAGCGGTCTTCGCTTGACGCTCACGGACGAACGCGATCCGGAACACAAGCAGACCGATACATTCTGCTTCCCCGGTGGTGTTTCTGAATTTGTGCGCTACGTCGATGAACACCGCACTCCGCTTTTTGCAGAACCGATCCACTTGGTTCTCCCCGACGGACAATATCCGCTCGAAGTCGCCATGTGGTACAACGACGGTTATCAGGAAAACTTCTTCAGCTTCGTCAACAACGTAAATACTTACGATGGCGGTACGCATGTAACGGGCTTCAAGACGGCCCTCACCCGTGTTATCAGTAAGTTCGCACAGGACATGCCGAAGGGCAAGAAAGAAGCGCAGATTACCTCGGACGATATTCGTGAAGGCCTTACTGCCGTTATCGCCATCAAGGTTTCTCAGCCGCAGTTCGAAGGCCAGACCAAGCGCAAGCTCGGCAACTCCGAAATCGCTGGTTACGTGGCATCTGCATTCGGCGCCAAGCTCGAAGAATACTTCCAGGAAAATCCGGCTGCCGTCAAGATCATTTTGGACAAAGTTTACAACGCCGCCGTGGCTCGTGAAGCAGCCCACCGCGCGCGTACACTCGCCCGCCGCAAGAACGTTCTCGAAAGCGGCGGCCTTCCGGGCAAGCTCGCCGACTGCTCCAGCCGCGACCCGAAGGAATGCGAAATGTTCATCGTGGAAGGGGACTCTGCAGGTGGTTCCGCAAAGATGGGCCGTAGCCGTGAATTCCAGGCCATCCTCCCGATCCGCGGTAAGATTTTGAACGTCGAAAAGGCAAGCCTCCATCGCGTGCTCGATACCGAAGAAATCCAGAACCTGGTGAACGCTATCGGTACTGGCATCGGTACGGAATTCAAGATTGAAAAGCTCCGCTACGACAAAATCATCATCATGACCGATGCTGATGTGGACGGCTCTCACATCCAGACACTTCTCTTGACGTTCTTCTTCCGCTACATGCGTCCGTTGATAGATGCAGGACATATCTTCCTCGCTATGCCTCCTCTGTACAAACTCAAGATTGGGCAGAAGGAACGCTACTTGTTCGACGAAAACGAAAAAGACAAGGTCATGGCCGAAATCGAAGACAAGAAGAATGTCGCGATTACCCGATTCAAAGGTTTGGGCGAAATGTCGCCGGAACAGCTGAACGACACGACAATGAACCCGAAGACTCGTTTCCTCAAGCAGTGCCATGTGGAAGACAGTGTGCTTGCCGACCAGATTTTCAGCATGCTCATGGGCGAAGACGTGGAACCGCGCCGCAAGTTCATCGAAACGAACGCATATAAAGTCTTGAACGATTTGGATATTTAA
- a CDS encoding polyprenyl synthetase family protein, producing the protein MSPTKADFKAVLSQARDLVKVELDKTEQVIMQVAKNAPAGISDRLVTLFSRKGKRIRSTLLCLLANCGAQKPDIDRVAHACAAVELLHLASLVHDDIIDGTDVRRGQKTAHREWGTQVAVLIGDYVLSQSMRCVIDEQARNIPVIISDAADKLIIGEIMELDHCGDMSLSRKSYNEIIDGKTAALIDAAARIGGILAGFDQPMVDECAKMGTHFGIAFQIIDDLLDYGYGSVNMDKAKFTDLSNGLITLPLLYYFEDCTAEERREMEGFIAKASAEGIPEKIQDRLFAKKSFAKAKAEAQEHLEQALAIADKFPKSNFTEEITAMFASMSDRGN; encoded by the coding sequence ATGAGTCCGACGAAAGCCGACTTCAAAGCTGTTCTATCACAGGCTCGCGATTTGGTAAAAGTCGAGCTTGACAAGACGGAACAAGTCATTATGCAGGTGGCAAAGAACGCCCCCGCAGGGATTAGCGATCGCCTTGTAACGCTCTTTAGCCGCAAAGGCAAGCGCATCCGTTCAACACTCCTTTGCCTGCTCGCAAATTGCGGTGCTCAGAAACCGGACATTGACCGTGTTGCGCACGCCTGCGCAGCCGTAGAACTTTTGCATCTTGCAAGCCTCGTCCACGACGACATCATTGATGGTACAGACGTCCGCCGCGGCCAAAAGACGGCCCACCGCGAATGGGGTACGCAAGTAGCCGTGTTGATCGGTGACTATGTGCTTTCGCAGTCCATGCGCTGCGTCATTGACGAACAAGCTCGCAACATTCCTGTCATCATCTCTGATGCCGCTGACAAGCTCATCATTGGTGAAATTATGGAACTAGACCATTGCGGTGACATGAGTCTTTCCCGCAAGTCTTACAACGAAATCATTGACGGAAAGACCGCCGCGCTCATTGACGCCGCAGCACGCATTGGCGGCATTTTGGCAGGATTCGATCAGCCCATGGTTGATGAATGTGCCAAGATGGGAACGCACTTTGGCATCGCATTCCAGATTATTGATGACCTGCTGGACTACGGCTATGGCTCCGTGAACATGGACAAGGCTAAGTTCACCGATCTTTCGAACGGACTCATCACGTTGCCACTCCTCTATTACTTTGAGGACTGCACGGCTGAAGAACGCCGCGAAATGGAAGGCTTTATCGCAAAGGCTTCAGCAGAAGGTATTCCTGAAAAGATTCAGGATCGCCTATTTGCAAAGAAAAGCTTTGCGAAGGCAAAGGCCGAAGCCCAGGAACACTTGGAACAAGCGCTCGCCATTGCTGACAAGTTCCCGAAGAGCAACTTCACCGAAGAAATCACCGCCATGTTTGCAAGCATGAGCGACCGAGGGAACTAA
- a CDS encoding MlaE family ABC transporter permease, which yields MILLINKIAEGLGRAVRRFLNKVVGYVLFIWELFKNIPGAFTNLHTTVEQMHHVGITSIPVVFAASLATGAIMSWQLAYQFGDMIPMMFVGMAVGKSVMVELCPILTAMVLAGRIGASMCSELGTMAVTEQLDAYKVLGLNPYKYLLAPRLIATVIMLPVLTILSIFIGIVGGYEVAHLYKEVSWSVFFYGVRMFYQNWDLVVGLIKATLYGFFISSYACFFGFFTHSGAEGVGKSTKATVVAGMTSILIGGFTLSKLLLV from the coding sequence TTGATTTTGCTAATAAACAAGATTGCCGAAGGACTTGGACGAGCCGTAAGACGCTTCCTCAATAAGGTAGTGGGTTACGTGCTGTTCATCTGGGAACTGTTCAAGAACATTCCCGGAGCCTTCACCAACTTGCACACGACTGTTGAGCAGATGCACCACGTAGGTATCACAAGTATCCCCGTGGTGTTCGCCGCCTCGCTTGCTACAGGCGCCATCATGTCTTGGCAGCTCGCCTACCAGTTTGGCGACATGATTCCCATGATGTTTGTCGGTATGGCTGTCGGCAAATCCGTGATGGTGGAACTCTGTCCGATCCTTACGGCGATGGTTCTTGCAGGCCGTATCGGCGCTTCGATGTGTTCGGAACTTGGCACAATGGCAGTCACGGAACAGCTCGATGCATATAAAGTATTAGGACTTAACCCTTACAAATACTTGCTTGCGCCAAGACTGATTGCAACCGTCATCATGCTTCCGGTTTTGACCATTTTGAGCATCTTTATCGGCATTGTCGGCGGTTACGAAGTCGCCCACCTCTACAAGGAAGTTTCGTGGTCCGTGTTCTTTTACGGTGTGCGCATGTTCTACCAGAACTGGGACTTGGTCGTGGGCCTTATCAAGGCTACACTTTATGGATTCTTCATTTCGAGTTACGCTTGCTTCTTCGGTTTCTTTACCCATAGCGGTGCAGAAGGCGTGGGCAAGAGCACCAAGGCAACCGTGGTTGCCGGCATGACAAGCATCCTTATTGGCGGGTTCACCCTCTCCAAATTGCTGCTTGTTTAA
- a CDS encoding magnesium transporter CorA family protein encodes MLKYYKIESGRLSVAPNEEAADIVMMGSLSQEQRSILVKEYEITEHTIASAFDSDELSRIEYDDDFTTIVFKKPKNYSAEDNFQFRVESFGIFIFKDWVLLLTDSDIPVMDERKFSKIDSLNTFVLRVLSFAIAHFNEHLKIINRINDDLELRLNTSMENKYLLSMFSLNKGLIYYVSALNSNDTLLRKLQLGRSLNWTEAERELLEDIQIENGQSLQQANIYANILTSMMDARASVINNNVNQLMKNLTIVTISISLPTFFASLFGMNVKLPFGMNGDATVGSPVAFWIIIAICFLSVFVFLAVWMRKK; translated from the coding sequence ATGCTCAAGTATTACAAAATCGAATCCGGTCGTCTCTCAGTAGCTCCGAACGAAGAAGCTGCTGACATCGTTATGATGGGTTCTTTAAGCCAGGAACAGCGCAGCATCCTTGTTAAGGAATATGAGATAACGGAACATACGATTGCCTCCGCATTTGACTCGGACGAACTTTCCCGTATCGAATACGACGATGATTTTACGACCATCGTGTTTAAGAAGCCCAAGAATTATTCTGCCGAAGATAATTTCCAGTTCCGCGTGGAATCTTTTGGCATTTTCATTTTCAAGGACTGGGTCTTGCTCCTTACGGACAGCGACATCCCGGTGATGGATGAACGCAAGTTCTCGAAAATCGATAGCCTGAATACGTTTGTGCTCCGCGTGCTGAGCTTTGCGATTGCACACTTCAATGAACACTTGAAGATTATCAACCGCATCAACGACGACTTGGAACTCCGCCTCAATACGTCGATGGAAAACAAGTATTTGCTCTCGATGTTCAGCTTGAACAAGGGCTTGATTTACTACGTGAGCGCCTTGAACAGTAACGATACGCTGTTGCGCAAGTTGCAGCTTGGCCGCAGCCTCAACTGGACCGAAGCTGAACGCGAACTCCTGGAAGATATCCAGATTGAAAACGGGCAGAGCCTGCAACAGGCAAACATCTACGCCAACATTTTGACATCCATGATGGATGCGCGCGCAAGCGTAATCAACAATAACGTGAACCAGTTGATGAAGAACCTCACTATCGTGACGATTTCTATTTCGCTCCCGACGTTCTTCGCAAGCTTGTTCGGTATGAACGTGAAGCTCCCGTTTGGCATGAACGGCGATGCGACTGTCGGCTCCCCGGTGGCGTTCTGGATTATTATCGCAATCTGCTTCCTTTCTGTGTTTGTCTTCTTGGCCGTTTGGATGCGCAAGAAATAA
- a CDS encoding DUF721 domain-containing protein yields the protein MFETKRTSNKSYTGNKVQDIQVLLERVLQKNHITEDINFKTISERFSEVVGPLLVGHVKPEKIDKNILVLKVANSALKFEMNLQKKAIIGKCNTLLGKPFIQGIRFV from the coding sequence ATGTTCGAAACAAAACGCACGAGCAACAAGAGCTATACGGGGAACAAAGTTCAGGACATTCAAGTCCTTTTAGAGCGTGTTCTCCAGAAGAACCATATCACCGAAGATATCAACTTTAAGACCATTTCGGAGCGGTTTTCAGAGGTAGTAGGCCCCCTCCTGGTAGGCCATGTAAAGCCTGAGAAAATTGACAAAAATATATTGGTACTCAAGGTCGCTAATTCGGCGTTAAAGTTCGAAATGAATCTCCAAAAAAAAGCTATTATTGGTAAGTGTAATACCCTCTTAGGGAAGCCTTTTATTCAAGGAATACGATTCGTCTAA
- a CDS encoding S41 family peptidase — MMFKPFSFRSVFMATLSALCIANAATDKKTPPGDFYDEVSRLNKVLSEVNRKYVENVNPTELTDAAINGIRNILDPHTTVFAPKDYESLRVSMEGKFGGVGITISLRDNILTVISPLSGTPAFKLGIRAGDRIRKIDGKETKGMSLDDAVNKLRGKIGTDVTVAIEREGVPDLMDYTITRAEIIVHAVPYYGMVTPDIGYIKLATFSDKTTSDVENAIRSLQKQGMKKLILDMRYNPGGLLNQAIEISELFLKPGNVIVSTRGRTQKTESAARRTPLVKPEVPMVVLVNQGSASAAEIVSGALQDWDRALIVGKTSFGKGSVQTIFPLDNQGNALKLTTAFYYLPFGRCINKPENGIKGLTLQDEEYEDEEKDVAKTDSVKADTAKRDTFYTNNGRMMFGGGGIKPDVDVELDPMPWVVQVQERMAMYFKFAVKIRPSLEKAQVKVNSEWVVPDSLFTQFKAFCKKDSNFMKVKSNALVGVDQLEKSIIREQNYMGDSAKTISDSTLVKRINEMRKALEDNRDAQFEANKDYIKDGIKRELLTAFVNDSVSTAFSLKRDKQLNEAIKYLSDTQLYKKAISAPPKQKKNAAKPKK; from the coding sequence ATGATGTTTAAACCTTTTAGTTTCCGCTCTGTATTTATGGCAACGCTGTCCGCGCTTTGCATCGCGAACGCCGCTACCGACAAGAAAACTCCTCCTGGAGATTTTTACGACGAAGTTTCACGATTGAACAAGGTGCTTTCCGAAGTCAACCGCAAATACGTTGAAAACGTAAACCCGACTGAACTCACGGACGCAGCCATCAATGGCATCAGAAACATTCTAGACCCGCACACAACGGTGTTCGCCCCCAAGGACTACGAAAGCCTCCGCGTTTCCATGGAAGGTAAGTTCGGTGGCGTGGGCATTACCATCAGCCTCCGCGACAACATCCTCACCGTTATTTCGCCGCTCTCCGGCACGCCGGCATTCAAGCTCGGCATCCGCGCTGGCGACCGCATCCGCAAAATTGACGGCAAAGAAACAAAGGGCATGTCGCTTGACGATGCCGTTAACAAGCTCCGCGGCAAGATCGGCACGGACGTGACGGTTGCGATTGAACGTGAAGGCGTTCCCGACCTCATGGACTACACCATTACCAGAGCAGAAATTATCGTCCACGCCGTTCCGTACTATGGTATGGTCACACCGGACATCGGTTACATCAAGCTTGCCACCTTTAGCGACAAGACTACAAGCGATGTCGAAAATGCAATCCGTAGCCTCCAGAAGCAGGGCATGAAGAAGCTCATCCTCGACATGCGCTACAATCCGGGTGGACTTTTGAACCAGGCTATTGAAATCAGTGAACTTTTCCTCAAGCCGGGTAACGTCATTGTCAGCACCCGCGGCCGCACCCAGAAGACTGAAAGTGCCGCCCGCAGAACTCCGCTTGTCAAGCCCGAAGTTCCGATGGTCGTTCTCGTAAACCAGGGTTCCGCCAGTGCAGCAGAAATTGTCTCTGGCGCACTACAAGACTGGGACCGCGCCTTGATCGTCGGTAAGACCTCGTTCGGTAAGGGTTCCGTGCAGACAATCTTCCCGCTCGACAACCAGGGCAACGCCCTCAAGCTCACAACCGCTTTCTACTACCTCCCCTTCGGTCGTTGCATCAACAAGCCTGAAAACGGCATCAAGGGACTCACCCTGCAAGACGAAGAATACGAAGATGAAGAAAAAGATGTCGCCAAGACCGACTCCGTGAAGGCAGACACAGCCAAGCGCGACACGTTCTACACGAACAACGGCCGTATGATGTTTGGCGGTGGTGGCATTAAGCCGGACGTCGACGTGGAACTTGACCCGATGCCTTGGGTTGTCCAGGTGCAGGAACGCATGGCCATGTACTTCAAGTTCGCAGTCAAGATTCGCCCGAGCCTTGAAAAGGCTCAAGTCAAGGTGAACTCCGAATGGGTCGTTCCGGATTCCCTCTTTACACAGTTCAAGGCCTTCTGCAAGAAGGACTCGAACTTCATGAAGGTCAAGAGCAACGCACTCGTTGGCGTAGACCAGCTTGAAAAGAGCATCATCCGCGAACAGAATTACATGGGCGACAGTGCTAAGACTATTTCTGATTCCACGCTCGTGAAGCGTATCAACGAAATGCGCAAGGCTCTTGAAGACAACCGCGATGCCCAGTTCGAAGCCAACAAGGACTACATCAAGGACGGCATCAAGCGTGAACTCCTGACGGCATTCGTGAACGACTCCGTCAGCACGGCATTTTCTCTCAAGCGCGACAAGCAGCTAAACGAAGCCATCAAGTACCTGAGCGACACTCAGCTTTACAAGAAGGCCATCAGCGCTCCGCCGAAGCAGAAGAAAAACGCAGCAAAGCCTAAGAAATAA